One genomic region from Nymphaea colorata isolate Beijing-Zhang1983 chromosome 10, ASM883128v2, whole genome shotgun sequence encodes:
- the LOC116262251 gene encoding beta-glucosidase 22-like has translation MGWAASLLFLSLLLVGVLFQETHQISRDDFPPDFVFGAGTSAFQVEGAAAEDGRSPSIWDTYVHSGKMMDNSNFDIAADQYHRYKEDAKLMSDMGLDAYRFSISWTRLLPEGRGAINPKGLQYYNNLINELISYGIEPHVTLHHLDIPQVLEDEYEGWLSQKIVEDFRAYADVCFREFGDRVKYWSTLNEPNIVSLGAYDQGSMPPEHCSYPFGMQNCTAGNSSVEPYVATHNQLLAHAEAARLYMEKYQAKQNGWVGISIYTFWMEPQTNKTEDVAATQRALDFVVGWFFNPLVFGDYPEIMKKNAGSRLPSFTKSQSQLVKGAFDFIGINHYTTMTIADKPRTGDGLRDFTGDMFATFVRGNQSSSGPSPFVIPVAPSGIERILEYIQKTYGNPPIYVHENGRGIGLNVKLEDYERVDYLNSYLEFVLKAVRNGSNTKGYFVWSFLDMFEILFGYQVKYGLIEVDFTDKNLPRHPRQSAHWYSDFLKRNNVKIEKAVVSSYQST, from the exons ATGGGGTGGGCTGCTTCTTTGCTCTTTCTATCGCTATTGCTGGTTGGTGTGTTGTTCCAGGAGACCCATCAGATCAGCAGGGATGACTTCCCACCGGACTTTGTTTTTGGAGCAGGAACTTCTGCCTTTCAA GTAGAAGGAGCAGCGGCAGAGGATGGGAGGAGTCCTAGCATTTGGGACACTTACGTTCATTCTG GAAAAATGATGGACAACAGCAACTTTGACATAGCTGCTGATCAATACCACAGATACAAG GAAGATGCCAAACTCATGTCAGATATGGGATTAGATGCTTACAGGTTTTCTATTTCGTGGACAAGGCTGCTTCCAG AAGGAAGAGGTGCCATCAACCCGAAGGGCCTGCAGTACTACAATAACCTTATCAATGAATTAATTAGCTATG gAATTGAACCCCACGTCACTCTCCACCATCTGGATATCCCTCAAGTGCTTGAAGATGAATACGAAGGATGGTTGAGTCAAAAAATTGT GGAAGATTTCAGAGCATATGCAGATGTTTGTTTTAGAGAATTTGGTGACAGGGTGAAGTATTGGAGCACATTAAATGAGCCCAATATAGTGTCACTTGGCGCTTATGACCAAGGGAGCATGCCACCTGAACATTGCTCGTATCCATTTGGAATGCAGAACTGCACAGCTGGAAATTCCTCAGTAGAGCCATACGTTGCCACTCATAATCAGTTGCTAGCTCATGCAGAAGCTGCTAGACTCTACATGGAAAAATATCAG GCCAAACAAAACGGTTGGGTAGGAATTTCAATCTATACATTCTGGATGGAACCTCAAACAAACAAGACAGAGGATGTTGCGGCAACTCAAAGAGCCCTCGATTTCGTGGTCGGATG GTTCTTTAACCCTCTGGTGTTTGGAGACTACCCCGAAATTATGAAGAAGAATGCAGGCTCGAGGCTACCATCTTTCACCAAAAGCCAGTCACAATTAGTGAAGGGCGCCTTCGACTTCATCGGGATAAACCATTACACTACCATGACAATTGCGGATAAACCTCGAACTGGAGATGGTCTGCGAGACTTTACCGGTGATATGTTTGCTACTTTTG TGCGGGGAAATCAATCATCATCAGGG CCCTCACCATTTGTAATTCCAGTCGCCCCCTCGGGAATAGAACGAATTCTGGAATACATACAGAAGACTTACGGAAACCCTCCGATTTACGTTCATGAAAATG GGCGTGGAATAGGCCTGAACGTGAAACTGGAAGACTATGAACGCGTTGATTATTTGAATAGCTATCTTGAGTTTGTGCTGAAAGCTGTAAG GAACGGATCAAACACTAAAGGATACTTTGTTTGGTCATTCCTCGACATGTTTGAAATATTATTCGGTTACCAAGTTAAGTACGGGCTCATTGAAGTGGACTTTACGGATAAAAATCTCCCTCGACACCCCAGACAATCAGCACACTGGTATTCTGATTTCCTGAAGAGGAACAACGTGAAGATAGAAAAAGCTGTTGTATCTTCCTATCAATCTACTTAG
- the LOC116263303 gene encoding phytochrome A-associated F-box protein-like, whose protein sequence is MAADGRNNEPATATTLWNLSDDVLLNIFFKLDDDPRHWSRLACVCVRFNAIIESVCCKTKCSSTIPSVVSDLLHSSSSDLVTLFASPFPCSDAGRPANPKVDAEPPGGWFSLHKVNVCCPGLLHAGVLFDTYDYGLERAIGPDHDYAVTQRNSSMSTSSAVGEGSSVCPISSLDSCTTWSLFDDLFFDTVYDESECNMLEDEFALNDCKRGVVELRKGSAVQEKMVAVDNLETIGYNVKRRKKFRSTDAHLASGIWNLSREQGNKLLASRFRGDCLYICDWPGCEHVEEERNYKLFRGVFKNFKRSRVWRSIRDSKAKKIGLNCAFCSCEGTWDLLSCFCLRRLWEYHEDGEPVVRAYVCENGHVSGAWIEKAMCT, encoded by the coding sequence ATGGCAGCGGACGGGAGAAATAATGAGCCGGCGACCGCCACCACACTCTGGAACCTCTCGGACGATGTCCTCCTGAACATCTTCTTCAAATTAGATGACGACCCACGACACTGGTCTCGCCTTGCCTGCGTCTGCGTCCGATTTAATGCCATCATCGAGTCCGTCTGCTGCAAGACCAAGTGCTCTTCCACCATTCCTTCCGTCGTCTCTGATCTCCTCCACAGCTCCAGCTCTGATTTGGTCACCCTTTTTGCCTCCCCTTTTCCTTGTTCGGACGCTGGACGGCCGGCGAACCCTAAGGTGGACGCCGAACCGCCGGGCGGATGGTTTTCCCTTCATAAGGTTAACGTCTGTTGTCCCGGTCTCCTCCATGCCGGCGTTCTCTTTGACACCTACGACTACGGACTGGAGAGGGCCATCGGGCCAGACCACGATTATGCCGTAACTCAGAGGAACTCCTCTATGTCGACGTCGTCTGCCGTCGGCGAAGGATCGAGCGTATGCCCCATTTCTTCTTTGGACAGTTGTACCACTTGGTCCTTGTTTGATGATCTCTTCTTCGATACTGTGTATGACGAATCCGAATGCAACATGTTAGAAGACGAGTTTGCTCTAAATGACTGCAAGCGCGGCGTAGTTGAACTGAGAAAAGGGTCCGCAGTGCAGGAAAAAATGGTGGCTGTCGATAATTTGGAGACGATTGGCTATAACGTGAAGCGGAGGAAGAAGTTTCGATCTACAGACGCGCATTTGGCGAGTGGAATATGGAATCTAAGCAGAGAGCAGGGGAATAAGCTGTTGGCTAGCAGGTTCAGGGGCGATTGCCTCTACATCTGCGACTGGCCAGGCTGCGAGCACGTCGAAGAGGAGAGGAATTACAAGCTTTTCAGGGGAGTCTTCAAGAATTTCAAGAGGTCGAGAGTGTGGAGAAGTATTAGGGACTCCAAGGCGAAGAAGATTGGCTTGAACTGTGCCTTCTGTTCCTGTGAAGGCACTTGGGATCTGCTTTCCTGCTTCTGCTTGAGGAGACTGTGGGAGTATCACGAAGATGGGGAGCCGGTTGTTCGGGCCTATGTATGCGAGAATGGCCATGTTTCTGGCGCTTGGATAGAAAAGGCCATGTGCACCTAG